The genomic DNA CCCATCCTGCTGATTAATGGGGAAAAGCTCCTGTTGCATGTGCCACACATAGATCACTAGAATTCCTAGAATCTGGGGTATAAACACTGCACCACTGCTGTCCTGAGATGGTCCATGTTTGTAACTGTGAATGCTCTTGGCTTTAATGAGAAATTGCCATTTAACTTGACCCACAGTGGTATAGTTGGTACTAAGTCATTTAACTCACCCTACAGTAAGCATTGATATGTCCATAGTGTTGATGGCTTTGATACTTCCTATAATTAGACCTCAAGACACATGTTAACAAGCAGAGCCAGCTTCATGGGTGTGTGGCCCATGTGCAGTTACGTCATGGGGCCCTGTACAAGGTGCTCAGTTTCTTGATCTGCTATTGCCAGAGTGAAATTCTTAATAACCTTTGAACAAAGGGTCCTGCATTTTCCttttgcactgggccctgcaAATTAGGTAGGCAGTCCTGCTAACTGGATATTAACCTGGTTTCAGAGGCcctgaagacatataataaattgcTGGATGCCAGGCACCCACATCCTAAAGCAAAATGTTGAACCATTTTGTACAGGACAATGGATACCGATTTCAAAGCTGGGTGTTCCAGCAACGGTCCACCGTGAAGCCATCTGTGGATCATCAGAGGGTAGGAAAGCTCACTGTAAGAGCTGTTTTGGGAGAGACATCAGTGTATGATGCTCTCCTCCACCTGTCTCGGAGGGACGGAAGGGATCCCTTCCCCCTACTTTAAGCCAAGTAAGAGAAAAAACTTCTAGAAAGCTACTCAGCAAGCATGCTGTATGCCCCAGGTAGCCAGACAAAGGTGTGCTTCCTGGGACCTAGTGTGGGGCCTACAGAAAGGAGCTGGCCTGAGGCCTCCACCAAGAGGGGCCCCCCAGGACTGTGACCACAAAAAGAGGGGTAGATGGCCAGAAGTCCAGGCTTGGTGGTGGTAAGAGTCATACTaggccagcaggaggagaggcaaTTCTTGCACAGAGTGCGGTGCACCCAAGGGCCATGGAAAGGAGAGTGGGGAGACAGAAGGGAAGGACGCCGCTCTGGCCAGCACCGTGCCCAGATAGCACTAGGATCAGATCGTAACTGTCCCACTCAGCTGTCCTTTCCCCAGCCCCATCCCAAACCCAGAGCCTACAACAGTGATTGTGAGGAAAGGAAGGGGTGGAGAGCAAAGCAAGAGATCCGAACACATCCCCTTCCTCCGCAATAGGCCTCAAagcctggctgggagaaaggagaaGCCTTCAGCTGGGTAAGAGATTGGAGCTGCAACTGGTCACTACTTGTCCTGGGAATATAGTTTTAGACCACACTGGACTTCTTCTTATCTGAGTGAGACTATGAAAGCCCCTACCTGAGAtttcaaggagcagggaagtCCTCAGAGCGAGTATGAAAAAGCAGtgagagaaagaataataaacttTGTTCCTGCTTGCCCCCCATCAAATTTAAGTCATTCTGAAAACGGGCCATGCACCGTGGCTCAACTATGATTCATGCCTATTGCCACAGTAGGCAGACTCACAATACTGCTCAGCTGTGCTTTGATGGTGGTGCTTGGCTGCTTCTGGTTCTATAGAAAAGTGGTCATTGTAACCATTTTTGCAACCGCAGGCCTGGGGAGGCACCCGTCTGGCAGACCAGTACCCTCTGTGTGTCAGGATGCCCTCTCCCTGCAGCAGAAACCACGCTGATCTGTTCTCACTATTCGACATCTCTCTCTTACATTCCATGCGAACACACTGCAGTCCTGTCAGATGCTGCTTTAGTCCTTTTACAGGTGCTTAGGTGGCAGCTTTTTAAATATCCGCATTAAAGCCGGTGGAAGGAACACCCGCTCTGGGCAGACTTGCATGAGCACACCCGGCACATGAGAAGCGTTAGCTGACCAGTGGGAAAGAGAATTCTCGCATTTCCGTCTCTTGCGTGGGGCCTTGGATACAGCCCCATCCTGGGGCTACTTTCCACCAAGTGGCTCAGCTCTGGGATTTCTATACTGAGTCTTAACTTCACTTTCACGAAGGCATTTTCCGACCTGTCCCCTAATTCTGGCAGAGTTTGGAGGTTGTAACTGCCCAGTCACTGTCTCCAGCACTCTCattcctttgatttctttttttctctgcctgcagCCGCAAATGCATTGAAGGGCCCGAGGCTGGTGACCGGGGAGCCAGGGGGAGCTGTCACCATCCAGTGTCGTTATGCCCCCTTGTCCATCTACAGGCACCAGAGGAAGTACTGGTGCCGCCTAAACCCCCTGACGTGGATCTGCCACACCATCGTGTCCACCAACAGCTACACTCACCGTCAGTACCACGGCCGCGTGGCTCTCACAGACTTCCGACACAGTGGCTTATTTGTGGTGAGGTTGTCCCAGTTGTCCCCAGACGATGTGGGGTACTACCGCTGTGGCGTCGGAAACCAAAACGACATACTGTTCTTCAGCATGAACCTGACCATCTCTGCAGGCATGGGCCGCGGGCTGGTGGGTCAAGTCGGCAAGGAGAATGCTAGGAAGCAGAAGGTACAAGAAGGTTCAAGAGAAGAGGCCCTTGAACACAAAGGGAGTGAGTGACGTGTAAAGCTGGCGTGAAGGCAAGGACTTGGAGAAGTCCTTTCATTTCAGAGGGATGCTGCCTTCAGAAGGAAGGTAGATGTTAGGGTAAACTGCAAGTACATAAGCTGTTTCACACAATTCCCCCTGCCACCTGTGGCATATGTATTTGGACAGAATTCCAAGATGGGAGTGAATTGGCTAATGTGGCTTCTTACGGTCATGATGTCTCTTTGCTCAGACGCACAGGGCAGGTCAGACAGGCAGGACAGAAGCATTAAGAGGGGCTCTGCCTGAGACCGAGGCCCACAGCAGACCACTGACAGCTACCAGGTCCATGCCCTGTGTGCCAAGTTCTGGCGAACTGATCCAAAGTCAGGTGCCCAGAGACTGAGAAGGGCATCCAGGCTGTGAAAAGCCAGTCTACAGGGGAGAAGGCATGTTAGGGAGCAGGCAGGCACAGTGCTGGGAAGGGACTCGTCTTATTAGGTGTCACTACCTCAACCTACCAGGATCGGCTTCTCTGCTGCAGCTGGAGGCCTGCTTCCTGTATCTGAGGAGCACCACATGGTGGGCTGTGGGCCTCTGGGAAGGGGCAGTGTGGAGGTCCCGACAGCTGGATAGGGAGTATGTGGGCATAGAAGGAGATAAGAACACAGAGTGTCGGTATGTACGACAGACCGGAGGATACATCTGGTTTtcccaaatttttattttattccacaTATTGGCCAAAGAGCGCATCGCTAGCGAGGTTGCATTCCGTGTAGCAAACACTTTAAGCCAGGCGTCTTTTGCTGAGTCCTGCAGGCAGCCTGGAGAGCCTTCCCAGGTGGTCTCCCTCTGCTTTCACACAGGTCCTCCCAGCACCCTCCCTGCCGCTGCTGGCGAACTCCTCACGGGATCCTTTGGAACAGCAACACTGGCGGCCAACAGAGGGACCCCAGGAACCGCCCAGACCATAGAAAGACAGGGGACAGGATGGGAGAGAGCTGCTGTGACTCCAGGAACCAGCAAAACAACAGCTTCAGCTAAGGGAAGGCCAAGCCCAGGAACAGCAGGGGCAGGAGCGCCAGGGACAGACAACTGGGTAGATGCTTCCCTCTGGGCAACCGTCTCCATTCCAAGGAGTCCGGCTGCAGCCACCAGAGGTGTGTCTGATATGACAGAAGGTGTCTGGGTGCGGGGCTCCAGAAGCTCAGTAGCGGGTGGGGCTGGGGTtagcgagagagagagggagataagtCCCGAAGCCGATAGGCCAGGAGAGGAAACAGAGAGCATCAGAATAGCCCTGGATGCAGCCAGGAAGGTCATGGGGACCGTTAGGCCATCAGCCCTGGTCTCAGAAAAATGGTTGCGGGAAACCCTCCGAGAAGCAACATCAGTTTCTAAGGCACAAGTCCTGTGCTCCACTGCAGGAACTTCGCCATCTGCAGGCATGTGGACCTTGGGGCCCAGCGGCTTGGAGACGGCAGCTGCAGAGGGAAGTGCTGACAGGGACTTAGACACCGCTGACGGAGACCGTGGTCCCCAAGCCACACCAAACCAGGCCCCGGCATCAGGGCCCCAGAGGCCCCTGGAGAAGGGGTCCTCCATGAAAAGGTAAACCCCCAGGCCCTCCTCTGGGTTGGGGCTCCACACTGCCCCGTTCCTGACTTCTGGAGCCTTGTGCATCTGCTCACTTCTCTCCCTTTGTAACCACAAGTCAGTAAAGGGCAAGAGACATAAAAGCCAGACACCTGCCCTCATTCAAGGCTCCTTGCTAGGAGAGTGCAGAGTATTTTCATGTAGTTTTCAAGCAAATAGCTAaacagtagaatcacagaatacTCAGGTGGAACCTTTGGgactttttttaaagatgaggaacagaaggtcccaggaggggaggggacCTGCTGAAGCCACAGGAGATCACAGCAGCACCCAGGGCCAAGCATGGGCTCCCCAACGCTCACTCAGCTCTCTGTGCTGGAATGGGGCGTTGGTGGGCACCCACGCAGGTGGTGGAATAGGGACAGGATTCAGGGATTCTGGTCCCGGATCTGCTGTTAACCTGCCCCAGGGATGAAGGCACAGCTTCTAGCCTGTGAAATGAGGGGCGACGGCCAAATGGTCCTCAGCCTCctgtgctcttccctctgccgcCCCCACTACTTCTATTCCAGTGCTTCTCCAGAAGAGAAAAGCATTTCTCGGGTCCTGACTCCGGTCTCTACCATGCTGCTCCCCCTTATGTTTGTGGCTCTTGCTCTACTGCAGAGGAAGCTCCAGAGAAAGCAGATGTGTGAGTTGAGTTTCAGTCGCCCCAAGGCTGGGGAAGGGGGTGCTTGGTCCATGAGACATCCTCAGCACGGGGTCGGGTCAGAGTTGGTGCCAGGACTTCCGGATGTAGAAATGCTAAATTCTAGTCTGAGCCAATTAACCACCCTTGGCTTCCTCATCAAGCAAAAGGGCAAATCATCCCTGCACTTGTGTGTTAGTGGCATCCCAGAGCTTAAGAAACTCTTGGAAGATGGCAAGACATATGCTAACCATGGACCACATGAGCACCAGACAGCAGGTGTGCAGGGCCCAGATGCGGCACCACACTGCATTGGTACCCTCCGCAGGACCCAGCTGAAAGTCTCTTACAGCAATGTGCCCAGGTTTAAACGCTTCTCAGTTGAGTGTTCCATGGTGTTTAGATCTGGCACAGAAAGGGTGAGGTTTCCTGGGAGCAAATGGAGGAGGCTAAGAGTCTCGGCCCCAGGGCCCCGAACGCCTGGCCCAATGCCTGTCAGTATAAGGGTTCAAATGCAATTCTGTGTGAGGGGTTCTTGAAGCCTCgtggtggcggtggtggtggggctggggggagaGGCATTCTCAGGAATCAAATTCAGTGCCTAGGACCCTCACAGCCTGCCCTGTATCTGTGCAGCTCAGGAGGCAGGAAGGGCAGCAGGAGTCACCTTGGTTCGGATGACACACCTCCTGGCATGCCAGCCTGACTGTCCCGGAGAAGGACCCTGGACCTTGAACATGGAAGGATCAGCTGCTCAGACACCATGGAAGGAGAACCAGGACCAAACACTGTGACTCCAGCCTCTTGTCATTCTGTCTCAACCAGTACAGAGGGAAGCTGACCGAGCTGGGGCTTCATC from Manis pentadactyla isolate mManPen7 chromosome 9, mManPen7.hap1, whole genome shotgun sequence includes the following:
- the FCAMR gene encoding high affinity immunoglobulin alpha and immunoglobulin mu Fc receptor, with amino-acid sequence MDGKAPTEPGEQKCFLQVTSQRAGWTMQILFTLCLLHGLKAWLGERRSLQLAANALKGPRLVTGEPGGAVTIQCRYAPLSIYRHQRKYWCRLNPLTWICHTIVSTNSYTHRQYHGRVALTDFRHSGLFVVRLSQLSPDDVGYYRCGVGNQNDILFFSMNLTISAGPPSTLPAAAGELLTGSFGTATLAANRGTPGTAQTIERQGTGWERAAVTPGTSKTTASAKGRPSPGTAGAGAPGTDNWVDASLWATVSIPRSPAAATRGVSDMTEGVWVRGSRSSVAGGAGVSEREREISPEADRPGEETESIRIALDAARKVMGTVRPSALVSEKWLRETLREATSVSKAQVLCSTAGTSPSAGMWTLGPSGLETAAAEGSADRDLDTADGDRGPQATPNQAPASGPQRPLEKGSSMKSASPEEKSISRVLTPVSTMLLPLMFVALALLQRKLQRKQMSQEAGRAAGVTLVRMTHLLACQPDCPGEGPWTLNMEGSAAQTPWKENQDQTL